From one Gallionella capsiferriformans ES-2 genomic stretch:
- a CDS encoding tetratricopeptide repeat protein yields MTIASIQQDTLRAKRLRQAGQFAEAKRLYLIVLQADPTHAQANDGMGGVELALGNPAAALGFFMAALESDPVCSQYWINYIETLLQLGQLDAAREVLALAVQQGMHGAALDALMLRLDGRAHPLDALTPLADSNVKVEPPSDQITELLTLFSEKKYADVLLVAGKMTADYPLFALGWKMLGAVLKLTGWHEAALTAMQTSVVLSPFDAQAQGNLGVAFKDLGRFEEAVASFRQALQINPDYAQAHCNLGATLKALNRPADAEASYRKALQLAPDYAEAYSNLGIVLQASGRWADAETCFVQALQLKPDLLEARSNLGHLFLENGRFLDAETCYRQVLQSAPDNAEAHSALGNVYMKLDRLDEAVACFRHAIELKPDFVVAHSNLIFALDLSGELTPATLYEERKRWNAVHAAHLDPSRPHLNVADAERRLRIGYVSADFKAHSAAYAFGNMLVNFDAGCFDVIAYSNTLVEDDLSLVFQRAVTGWRNIVGLSDEAVACRIREDQIDILVDLSGHTAGNRLLVFARKPAPIQISAWGYAAGTGLSAMDVLFSDRVVIPPAEQALYSEKISYLPSLICSFMPFNYPAVNELPALSAGTVTFGSFNRLVKSSEAVYAAWAKILLAVPGSRMILKTHELDDAVVSARVAGYFVRAGVEVGRIVLQGKTSREAHLAAFNQIDIALDPFPHGGGMTAIEGLMMGVPVITLRWPTMVGRVSASIMTTLGLTDWIAQTPQEYVDMAVQKAANLQSLSALRGRLRGIFSTSIIGDQQAYVRCVEQEYRRLWREWCVHQSAGQ; encoded by the coding sequence ATGACGATCGCTTCGATACAGCAGGATACGCTCAGGGCAAAGCGACTCCGGCAGGCAGGACAATTTGCAGAGGCCAAGCGTCTTTATCTTATTGTATTGCAGGCGGATCCGACTCATGCCCAAGCGAATGACGGGATGGGGGGCGTTGAGCTGGCGCTTGGCAATCCGGCTGCCGCACTGGGATTTTTTATGGCAGCCCTCGAGTCGGATCCGGTTTGCAGCCAATACTGGATCAATTACATCGAGACCTTGTTACAACTCGGTCAGTTGGACGCCGCGCGCGAAGTGCTGGCGCTGGCTGTGCAGCAGGGGATGCACGGGGCGGCGCTTGACGCCTTGATGTTGAGATTGGACGGTCGTGCACACCCGCTTGATGCGCTGACGCCACTCGCCGATTCGAATGTTAAGGTTGAACCACCTTCGGATCAGATCACTGAATTGCTGACGCTATTCTCCGAAAAAAAATACGCTGACGTGCTGCTTGTTGCCGGAAAAATGACGGCTGACTATCCGCTATTCGCCTTGGGCTGGAAGATGCTGGGGGCGGTGTTAAAGCTGACGGGGTGGCATGAAGCGGCGCTGACGGCGATGCAAACCTCGGTGGTGCTGTCGCCGTTTGATGCGCAGGCGCAGGGCAATTTGGGTGTTGCATTCAAGGATTTGGGGCGGTTTGAAGAGGCCGTGGCGAGTTTTCGGCAGGCGTTGCAGATTAATCCTGATTATGCGCAGGCGCATTGCAATTTGGGGGCGACGCTCAAGGCGCTCAACCGACCTGCCGATGCCGAGGCCAGTTACCGCAAAGCCTTGCAATTGGCGCCCGATTACGCTGAAGCGTACAGCAATCTCGGGATTGTGCTGCAGGCGTCGGGGCGCTGGGCTGATGCGGAAACCTGTTTTGTGCAGGCTTTGCAATTGAAGCCGGATCTGTTGGAGGCGCGCAGCAATCTGGGGCATCTTTTTCTGGAGAACGGTCGATTCTTGGATGCCGAAACGTGTTACCGGCAGGTATTGCAAAGTGCGCCTGATAACGCCGAGGCTCACAGCGCGCTAGGTAATGTGTATATGAAATTGGACAGGCTCGATGAGGCGGTTGCCTGTTTCCGTCATGCGATCGAACTTAAGCCGGACTTTGTGGTGGCACACAGTAATTTGATTTTTGCGTTGGACCTGTCGGGTGAATTGACGCCGGCGACCTTGTATGAAGAGCGAAAACGATGGAATGCCGTACATGCGGCCCATTTAGATCCTAGTCGGCCTCACTTGAATGTTGCAGACGCTGAACGACGCTTGCGGATAGGCTATGTGTCAGCGGACTTCAAAGCGCATTCTGCCGCTTATGCGTTTGGAAATATGCTGGTTAATTTTGATGCGGGGTGCTTTGATGTCATCGCCTATTCTAATACGCTGGTAGAGGATGACTTAAGTTTGGTTTTTCAGCGTGCGGTAACGGGCTGGAGAAACATTGTCGGACTGTCTGACGAAGCGGTTGCCTGCAGGATACGCGAAGATCAGATCGATATTCTGGTCGATTTGTCAGGACATACGGCGGGAAATCGTTTATTGGTGTTTGCTCGCAAGCCGGCGCCCATTCAGATTTCAGCGTGGGGGTATGCAGCGGGTACGGGGTTGTCTGCGATGGATGTTTTATTCTCAGACCGCGTGGTGATTCCGCCCGCGGAGCAGGCATTGTATAGCGAAAAAATCAGCTACTTACCCAGCTTGATTTGTTCCTTTATGCCGTTTAATTATCCTGCGGTGAATGAACTGCCTGCGTTATCGGCCGGTACGGTCACGTTTGGTTCGTTTAACCGTTTAGTCAAAAGCTCTGAGGCGGTGTACGCGGCGTGGGCGAAGATACTGCTGGCGGTTCCGGGCAGCAGGATGATATTAAAAACGCATGAACTGGATGATGCCGTGGTGAGTGCCCGGGTCGCGGGATATTTTGTGCGGGCAGGGGTTGAGGTTGGGCGTATCGTGTTACAGGGCAAGACGTCAAGAGAGGCGCATTTGGCCGCATTTAACCAGATCGATATTGCGCTGGATCCTTTTCCTCATGGGGGGGGGATGACGGCGATCGAAGGGCTGATGATGGGGGTGCCTGTTATTACGCTTCGCTGGCCAACGATGGTAGGGCGTGTCTCAGCATCAATCATGACGACACTGGGTTTGACGGACTGGATCGCGCAAACGCCGCAGGAGTATGTTGATATGGCCGTTCAGAAGGCGGCCAATTTGCAATCGTTGTCGGCGCTCAGGGGGCGCTTGCGGGGTATTTTTTCAACATCCATAATCGGTGACCAGCAAGCTTATGTTCGTTGTGTTGAACAGGAGTACCGGCGGTTATGGCGTGAATGGTGTGTACACCAATCGGCGGGTCAGTAA
- a CDS encoding O-linked N-acetylglucosamine transferase family protein has protein sequence MSTTPSTVHYLNQAVAQQLAGEFDAAERSYLEILRLDPQHSEAQHNMGVLLLNRGASDDALLYLLAALEIEPSRGQYWISYIDALFKAGQREAAQQVLELAVQQGLQGEEVDALCFQAQEIAPYSPVSAGVPSSQEQQTLLALFNAGQQSEAAVLARRMTLAYPSFGVGWKVLGAVTVSDKEALIPMQQAALLCPDDFEAHYNLGLILQALGQLDEAAASYRRALQLNPDYAQGYNNLGVTLQELGKFEEAEASYRRAVLIKPDYLNAYHNLGIVLQCLSRFDEAEAIHRKILQLNPDYPEAHCNLGIVLLSLGKNDEAVKCFRRALQLKPDFVVAHSNLIFCLDMASSADLSELLQERKRWDERHAARFLQAAPHSNTRSPDRLLRIGYVSADFRNHSASKAFGAMLTRYDRRQFEVFAYSNYKGEDDRYTRLFRENVTGWRNISAMSDEAATQLIRDDLIDILVDLSGHSAGNRLLIFARKPAPVQITAWGYAAGTGMRAMDVFFTDKVIVPPEEQRFYSEEIRYLPSALGSFFIDPFPDLNELPALNLGSITFGSFNRLAKISGQTYRIWAQILLQVPGSCLILKTPELNERSNRERILRYFENAGLTADRIVMLGRSSWFEHMRAYQQVDIALDPFPHGGGMTAMEGLMMGVPVITLNWPILTGRLSSSLMTTLGLQDWIVQSEDQYLELAIKKSAQLRQLSALRQTLRGLFSASIIGDQGAYTRVVEQEYRALWREWCASNGESN, from the coding sequence ATGTCTACCACACCGAGCACAGTGCACTATCTGAATCAAGCCGTCGCACAGCAATTAGCTGGCGAGTTTGATGCGGCCGAACGCAGCTATCTTGAGATATTGCGGCTAGATCCGCAGCATTCGGAGGCTCAGCACAATATGGGGGTGCTGCTGCTCAATCGGGGGGCGTCGGACGATGCACTGCTGTATTTACTGGCGGCACTGGAAATAGAGCCTTCGCGCGGACAATACTGGATCAGCTATATCGATGCGCTGTTTAAGGCAGGGCAGAGGGAAGCGGCGCAGCAGGTTCTGGAACTTGCCGTACAACAAGGGCTGCAGGGCGAAGAAGTCGACGCGCTGTGTTTTCAGGCGCAGGAGATCGCGCCGTATTCACCCGTGTCTGCGGGTGTACCATCGTCTCAGGAACAGCAGACGCTGCTGGCGCTGTTCAATGCAGGGCAGCAGTCGGAGGCTGCCGTGCTCGCTCGTCGGATGACGCTCGCTTATCCTTCGTTCGGCGTGGGCTGGAAAGTGCTGGGTGCCGTGACGGTGAGCGATAAAGAGGCGCTTATCCCTATGCAGCAGGCCGCATTGCTTTGTCCCGATGATTTTGAGGCGCATTACAATCTTGGCTTGATACTTCAGGCGTTAGGACAGTTAGATGAGGCTGCCGCCAGCTATCGGCGGGCATTGCAGTTGAATCCTGATTATGCTCAGGGTTATAACAATCTGGGCGTCACGCTGCAAGAACTGGGGAAGTTCGAAGAGGCGGAAGCCAGTTACCGGCGTGCCGTTTTGATCAAGCCGGATTACCTCAATGCGTATCACAATTTGGGTATCGTGCTGCAGTGCCTCAGTCGTTTCGATGAGGCTGAAGCCATTCACAGAAAAATATTGCAACTCAATCCCGATTACCCCGAAGCGCATTGCAATCTTGGTATCGTTCTACTGAGTTTGGGGAAAAATGATGAGGCCGTAAAATGCTTTCGTCGCGCACTGCAACTCAAACCCGATTTTGTTGTGGCGCACAGCAATCTGATTTTTTGTCTGGATATGGCGTCGAGCGCCGATCTGTCTGAACTTCTACAGGAAAGAAAGCGCTGGGATGAGCGGCATGCAGCCCGTTTTTTGCAGGCAGCTCCTCATAGCAATACGCGTTCCCCGGATCGCTTGCTTCGAATTGGCTATGTATCGGCGGACTTTAGAAATCATTCCGCATCCAAGGCCTTTGGCGCAATGCTGACGCGGTATGACAGGAGGCAGTTTGAAGTATTTGCTTATTCGAATTACAAGGGTGAGGACGACCGATACACCCGGTTGTTCAGGGAGAACGTAACCGGCTGGCGAAATATTTCGGCGATGTCTGATGAGGCGGCGACGCAGCTGATCCGGGATGACTTGATCGATATTCTGGTGGATCTGTCCGGACATTCCGCGGGCAACCGCTTGCTGATTTTTGCGCGTAAACCCGCTCCCGTGCAGATTACCGCCTGGGGCTATGCCGCAGGCACAGGAATGCGTGCGATGGATGTTTTTTTTACCGATAAAGTGATCGTGCCGCCAGAGGAACAAAGGTTTTACAGCGAAGAAATCAGATATTTACCCAGCGCGCTGGGATCTTTTTTCATCGACCCTTTTCCCGATCTAAATGAATTGCCCGCCTTGAACCTCGGGAGCATTACCTTTGGTTCCTTTAACCGTCTGGCAAAAATCTCAGGGCAGACTTACCGTATATGGGCTCAGATTTTGCTGCAGGTTCCGGGAAGTTGCTTGATACTCAAGACGCCGGAGTTGAATGAACGTTCTAATCGCGAACGAATTTTAAGGTATTTTGAAAATGCGGGGCTGACCGCCGACCGGATTGTCATGTTGGGGCGCTCATCGTGGTTTGAACATATGCGGGCCTACCAGCAGGTCGATATCGCGCTTGATCCGTTTCCGCACGGCGGTGGCATGACCGCGATGGAAGGTCTGATGATGGGGGTGCCTGTCATTACCTTGAACTGGCCGATACTGACGGGCAGGCTGTCTTCATCGTTGATGACGACGCTGGGGCTGCAAGATTGGATAGTACAAAGTGAGGATCAGTATCTGGAGTTAGCCATCAAAAAATCCGCTCAGTTGCGGCAACTCTCTGCGTTGCGCCAGACATTGCGCGGTCTGTTTAGCGCATCAATTATCGGTGATCAGGGGGCTTACACGCGGGTTGTCGAGCAGGAATACCGCGCGCTGTGGCGTGAATGGTGTGCATCTAACGGTGAATCGAATTGA
- a CDS encoding HAD family hydrolase, which yields MTLRIGIDFDNTLACYDQVFTALARELNLIDLSEVKTKQEIRAQARLRDERLWQRMQGMVYGQRMQQAELFSGAAEFLSHCAANRVDVYIVSHKTRLGHFDETQTDLREAARLWMRHQGFFDRYAILEENLYFESTQSDKIARINSLQCDFFIDDLPEILHHPELAHSIKKILFNSNAAAADVTTCASWREIRAVIFGS from the coding sequence TTGACCCTGCGCATCGGCATCGACTTTGATAATACGCTGGCCTGTTACGATCAGGTTTTTACTGCTTTGGCGCGCGAACTGAATCTCATCGACCTGTCTGAAGTTAAAACTAAGCAAGAGATCAGGGCGCAGGCCAGGTTGCGCGACGAACGGTTGTGGCAGCGCATGCAGGGGATGGTTTACGGGCAGCGCATGCAACAGGCCGAGCTGTTTTCGGGTGCGGCTGAATTTTTGTCCCACTGTGCGGCGAATCGGGTTGATGTGTACATCGTCAGCCACAAGACGCGCCTCGGGCATTTTGATGAGACTCAGACCGACTTGCGTGAGGCGGCCCGCTTATGGATGCGTCATCAGGGATTTTTCGACCGCTATGCCATCCTCGAAGAAAATCTGTATTTTGAATCAACTCAGTCTGACAAGATTGCGCGTATCAACAGTTTGCAGTGCGATTTTTTTATCGATGATCTGCCGGAAATTTTGCATCACCCCGAGTTGGCGCACTCCATTAAAAAAATCTTGTTTAACAGCAATGCGGCTGCCGCGGATGTGACAACGTGCGCCAGTTGGCGGGAGATTAGGGCGGTGATCTTTGGAAGCTGA
- a CDS encoding aminoglycoside phosphotransferase family protein, protein MEAEFIKIAEALSGRRVEQLLLCKSGRNSRVYKVVCGDDVYALKSYPPKNSDPRDRFGTEIRALNFYQDNDNPYTPKLLALGDSCALMEWIEGRLVIAPDAKDIDQAIDFIRLTHAAVNKGGEVFGLASEPCLSGADLYRHISVRLEKLIVLPELKCYLSSEILPLLERARRHAEHAAFTAALPKSKQSLIPADFGFHNAIRTENGRLRFIDFEYFGWDDPVRLTADFLLHPGRALDAQCANQFRSAMISLFQTDEYFESRLLNLLPLYAIRWVLILLNEFLPERWDARVFAGETASHAEIKAQQLKKARLAADKAVDSLKLP, encoded by the coding sequence TTGGAAGCTGAATTTATAAAAATTGCGGAAGCCTTAAGCGGGCGACGCGTCGAGCAGCTGCTGCTGTGCAAGAGCGGTAGGAATAGCCGTGTCTATAAGGTGGTCTGCGGTGATGATGTGTATGCCCTGAAGAGCTATCCGCCTAAAAATTCCGATCCTCGAGACAGGTTCGGCACCGAAATTCGTGCGCTCAATTTTTATCAGGACAACGACAATCCGTATACGCCGAAGCTGCTGGCGCTGGGCGATTCCTGCGCGCTGATGGAGTGGATAGAGGGGCGTCTTGTTATCGCCCCCGATGCAAAAGACATCGATCAGGCGATCGATTTCATTCGTCTCACGCATGCCGCAGTGAACAAGGGTGGCGAGGTGTTCGGGTTGGCCTCAGAACCCTGTCTGTCTGGTGCGGATCTGTACCGGCATATTTCAGTGCGACTTGAAAAACTCATCGTGTTGCCGGAATTGAAGTGCTACCTTAGCTCTGAAATCCTCCCCTTGCTCGAACGCGCACGGAGGCATGCCGAACATGCGGCATTTACGGCGGCACTCCCCAAATCGAAACAAAGTCTGATCCCTGCCGATTTCGGTTTTCATAACGCGATCAGGACGGAGAACGGGCGGCTGCGTTTTATCGATTTTGAATATTTTGGCTGGGACGATCCGGTCAGACTCACGGCGGATTTTTTGCTGCACCCGGGGCGCGCACTGGACGCGCAGTGCGCGAATCAATTCCGTTCGGCAATGATCTCCCTGTTCCAAACAGATGAATATTTCGAATCCCGTCTGTTAAACTTGCTGCCGCTGTATGCGATACGCTGGGTTTTGATCCTGCTGAACGAATTTCTGCCAGAACGCTGGGATGCAAGGGTTTTTGCAGGCGAGACCGCGTCCCATGCAGAAATAAAAGCGCAGCAGCTCAAGAAAGCCCGGCTTGCTGCCGATAAGGCTGTTGATAGCCTTAAACTACCCTGA
- a CDS encoding transketolase, which yields MPLDERAINLRKLVVRGLAGGGRGHLGPALSLIEILRVLYDDVLRHQPDNPRWPERDRCILSKGHGCLALYALLADQGYFPTEALDDFCKRNAMLGGHPEAGKIPGVEASTGSLGHGMPIGLGMALAARMAGRGSKVFVVVGDGEINEGSVWEAALCAGKHALDNYTVLIDYNKIQASGPTADIQDLEPLTDKWRSFGFAVTEVNGHDVVALRRTLTSLPAGKPNVVICHTVKGKGVSFAENNPDWHHKAKIGEKDVFDMLSALDSYHA from the coding sequence ATGCCTCTTGATGAACGTGCAATAAATTTGAGAAAACTGGTCGTGCGCGGTCTGGCGGGCGGCGGGCGCGGGCATTTGGGACCGGCGCTGTCACTGATAGAAATATTGCGCGTGCTCTACGACGATGTGCTACGCCATCAGCCTGACAATCCGCGCTGGCCTGAACGCGACCGCTGCATCCTGAGCAAAGGCCACGGCTGTCTTGCGCTTTACGCGTTGCTGGCCGATCAGGGCTATTTCCCTACCGAGGCTCTGGATGATTTTTGCAAGCGCAATGCGATGCTGGGCGGTCACCCTGAAGCCGGAAAAATCCCCGGGGTGGAAGCCTCCACAGGTTCTCTCGGGCACGGTATGCCCATCGGGCTGGGTATGGCGTTGGCCGCACGCATGGCGGGACGAGGCAGTAAAGTTTTTGTCGTCGTAGGCGATGGCGAAATCAACGAAGGCTCGGTCTGGGAGGCTGCACTGTGTGCCGGCAAGCACGCGCTGGACAATTACACCGTGCTGATCGATTACAACAAGATACAGGCGAGCGGGCCGACGGCTGATATTCAGGATCTGGAACCTTTAACCGACAAGTGGCGCAGTTTCGGTTTTGCCGTGACCGAGGTCAACGGGCACGATGTTGTGGCCTTGCGCAGAACCTTGACCTCGCTGCCTGCTGGCAAGCCTAATGTGGTGATCTGCCATACGGTCAAGGGCAAGGGCGTCTCTTTTGCCGAGAACAATCCCGACTGGCATCACAAGGCCAAGATAGGCGAGAAGGACGTGTTCGATATGTTGTCTGCACTGGATAGTTATCATGCGTAA
- a CDS encoding transketolase family protein has translation MRKVCLDTIHSLAHRDPRVVFIGSDLGAGVMDEMKQSLPGRFFMEGIYEANVVGMAAGMAMDGFIPYVNTIATFLTRRAFEQVALDLCLHRLPVRLIGNGGGVVYAPLGPTHLAVDDFALMRVLPNMTVVAVSDADEMRRLMEASLDWPDPIYIRLAKGGDKIVSCEDDGFAIGKAIVRRRAATSGHILFATTGVMTTHALAAAESLAALGIDSTVLHFHTVKPLDVDALLEHAKEACAVVTVEEHSLIGGFGSAILEALSDQLLNMPPVKRLGLSDEFASIYGSQNDVLEASGLMPVQIADTTARLFNAIIEGARR, from the coding sequence ATGCGTAAAGTCTGTCTCGATACGATACACAGTCTGGCTCACCGCGATCCGCGCGTGGTGTTCATCGGCTCTGATTTGGGCGCCGGCGTGATGGATGAAATGAAGCAATCGCTCCCCGGGCGATTTTTCATGGAAGGGATTTACGAGGCCAATGTCGTCGGCATGGCGGCCGGGATGGCGATGGATGGCTTCATTCCTTACGTGAATACCATCGCGACCTTCCTGACCCGACGCGCGTTCGAGCAGGTCGCGCTCGACTTGTGTCTGCACAGGCTGCCCGTGCGTCTGATCGGCAACGGCGGGGGCGTGGTGTACGCGCCGCTCGGACCTACCCATCTGGCGGTCGATGATTTCGCGCTGATGCGGGTGCTGCCCAATATGACGGTGGTCGCGGTCAGCGATGCTGACGAGATGCGCCGTTTGATGGAAGCATCACTCGACTGGCCGGATCCGATCTATATTCGTCTGGCTAAAGGCGGGGATAAAATCGTCAGTTGCGAGGATGACGGTTTTGCGATCGGCAAAGCGATCGTGCGGCGTCGTGCCGCGACGTCAGGTCACATACTGTTCGCCACCACCGGGGTGATGACGACTCATGCGCTGGCGGCGGCGGAGAGTCTGGCCGCGCTCGGGATAGACAGCACGGTGCTGCATTTTCATACCGTAAAGCCGCTTGATGTGGATGCGTTGCTCGAACATGCAAAAGAGGCGTGTGCGGTCGTGACGGTCGAGGAACATTCGCTCATCGGCGGCTTCGGTTCTGCGATTCTTGAGGCCTTGAGCGATCAGTTGCTCAACATGCCGCCGGTTAAGCGATTGGGACTGTCGGATGAATTTGCCAGTATTTACGGCAGTCAGAACGATGTGCTCGAAGCGAGCGGACTGATGCCGGTTCAGATTGCGGACACCACTGCGCGGTTATTTAATGCGATTATTGAAGGAGCTCGCCGGTGA
- a CDS encoding radical SAM protein: MSQLYSNLKFLRYADHIAALHDQRVVAPVHIRIKPMNHCNHDCWYCAYRVSNLQLGEDIDYKDTIPKAKMFEIVEDVIAMGVKAVTFSGGGEPLLYKPLPEVVKRLAEGGVRVATLTNGSNLKGRVADAFAEYGTWVRVSTDAWDDASFAKSRGIKEGEFTQLLENLSRFSARGSKCVLGVSFIVDETNCTHLYDACLLLKNAGVNHVKFSGVVVSNSGEQNNVYHARIRDVVTEQIERARTLADEKFSVINHYHDLDDRFEKAYTTCPYLMFLTVIGADCKVYTCQDKAFTVSGTLGSIAERSFRDFWFSEENRRRIFELNPSKECTHHCVSHGKNLAIADLLSIDPDHGAFV; encoded by the coding sequence GTGAGCCAGCTATACAGCAATCTGAAGTTTTTACGCTATGCCGATCACATTGCCGCGTTGCACGATCAGCGCGTTGTCGCCCCCGTCCACATTCGCATCAAGCCGATGAATCACTGCAACCACGACTGCTGGTATTGCGCGTACCGGGTCAGCAATCTGCAGCTGGGCGAGGATATCGATTACAAAGACACGATCCCCAAGGCCAAGATGTTCGAGATCGTCGAGGACGTGATCGCGATGGGCGTTAAAGCCGTCACGTTTTCAGGAGGGGGGGAGCCGCTGCTCTACAAACCGCTGCCCGAGGTCGTCAAACGGCTGGCCGAAGGCGGGGTGCGGGTGGCGACGCTGACTAACGGCTCTAATTTGAAGGGGCGGGTGGCTGATGCGTTCGCCGAGTACGGTACCTGGGTTCGGGTGTCCACCGATGCGTGGGATGATGCCAGTTTCGCCAAATCGCGCGGCATTAAAGAAGGGGAGTTCACCCAGTTGCTGGAGAACCTTAGCCGTTTTTCGGCGCGCGGATCCAAATGCGTGCTGGGGGTGAGTTTCATTGTCGATGAAACCAACTGTACCCATTTATATGACGCCTGCCTGCTGCTCAAAAATGCCGGTGTGAATCATGTGAAGTTTTCCGGTGTGGTGGTGAGTAATTCCGGTGAGCAGAACAATGTCTATCACGCGCGGATCAGGGACGTTGTGACCGAACAAATCGAGCGCGCCCGCACGCTGGCGGACGAAAAATTCTCTGTCATCAATCATTATCACGATCTTGACGATCGTTTCGAGAAAGCTTACACGACCTGTCCTTATCTGATGTTCCTGACGGTGATCGGTGCAGATTGTAAGGTGTATACCTGTCAGGATAAGGCGTTTACCGTTTCGGGCACCTTAGGTTCGATTGCCGAACGCAGTTTTCGCGACTTCTGGTTTTCCGAAGAAAACCGTCGCCGTATCTTTGAACTCAACCCGTCCAAAGAGTGTACGCATCACTGCGTCTCGCACGGCAAAAATCTGGCGATCGCCGATTTGCTTTCGATCGATCCTGATCACGGTGCTTTTGTCTGA
- a CDS encoding class I SAM-dependent methyltransferase, translating to MSRVNKATGRLLNIVTPLHQLTRRDYLARMTDDKVACMKMAKQYGQDYWDGDRRYGYGGYKYMPGRWKPVAQALIKTYGLGPGSSVLDVGCGKGFLLHEMLLLEPELKICGFDVSSYGIECASVEVKPHLFLHQAQQPYPFADQQFDLVISLGTLHNLQLFDLKAALTEVERVGKNAYVMVESYRNEQELFNLECWALTAESLFDFDEWVWLYGEFGYRGDYEFIYFE from the coding sequence ATGTCCCGCGTTAACAAAGCCACGGGCCGCCTGCTCAATATCGTCACGCCGCTGCACCAGCTGACGCGCCGTGACTATCTGGCGCGGATGACAGACGACAAGGTTGCCTGCATGAAAATGGCCAAACAATACGGACAGGACTACTGGGACGGCGACAGGCGCTATGGCTATGGCGGTTATAAATACATGCCAGGGCGCTGGAAGCCGGTCGCCCAAGCTTTGATTAAAACCTATGGTCTGGGGCCCGGGTCATCGGTGCTGGACGTGGGCTGCGGCAAGGGGTTTTTGTTGCACGAGATGCTTTTGTTAGAGCCGGAACTCAAAATCTGCGGTTTTGATGTGTCCTCTTATGGCATCGAATGCGCGAGCGTCGAGGTGAAACCTCATTTGTTCTTACATCAGGCGCAGCAGCCTTATCCGTTTGCGGATCAGCAGTTCGATCTGGTAATTTCGCTGGGTACGCTGCACAACCTGCAGCTGTTCGATTTGAAAGCGGCACTGACGGAAGTTGAGCGGGTAGGTAAAAATGCTTATGTGATGGTCGAGAGTTACCGCAACGAGCAGGAGCTGTTCAATCTGGAGTGTTGGGCGCTGACTGCGGAATCGCTGTTTGATTTTGATGAGTGGGTCTGGCTATACGGCGAGTTCGGTTATCGCGGCGATTACGAGTTTATCTACTTCGAATGA
- a CDS encoding NAD-dependent epimerase/dehydratase family protein: MPKKIIILGHSGFIGSRLEQMLSVSGRWEVIGRSLPEIDLTDPVQVLQLVPYMTPDATLVLAAAVKRQFGDTLEVFRQNMAIVENVCRLLALNPVGRVIFMSSAAVYGEETENRCISEQTRVNPTSYYGINKYTAECLLKKVCADKMSLVCLRPPLIYGPGDSGKTYGPAGFVAAAIESQPVTLWGDGTELREFIYIDDICRLIEHLVDHPFMGELNVVSGMPYCFADVIAILKKSLPTLAVASRPRSKQKADNAFDHQKIRALLPADFRFTSLETGVLAMLEMRA, encoded by the coding sequence ATGCCAAAAAAAATAATCATACTGGGGCATTCAGGGTTTATCGGCTCGCGTCTTGAGCAGATGTTGTCCGTATCGGGTCGCTGGGAGGTGATCGGACGCTCGCTGCCCGAAATTGATCTGACGGATCCGGTGCAGGTATTGCAGCTGGTGCCCTATATGACGCCCGATGCGACGCTGGTGCTGGCCGCGGCCGTCAAGCGGCAGTTCGGCGATACGCTGGAGGTTTTTCGGCAGAACATGGCTATCGTCGAAAATGTCTGCCGTCTGTTGGCCTTGAACCCCGTTGGACGGGTGATTTTCATGAGTTCTGCCGCCGTTTATGGCGAGGAGACCGAAAACAGGTGCATCAGTGAGCAGACGCGGGTGAATCCGACCTCGTATTACGGCATCAACAAATACACCGCCGAATGCCTGTTAAAAAAAGTCTGTGCAGACAAAATGTCGCTGGTTTGTCTGCGACCGCCGCTGATTTACGGGCCGGGGGATTCCGGAAAAACTTACGGCCCTGCTGGGTTTGTCGCTGCTGCGATTGAGTCACAGCCTGTGACCTTGTGGGGCGATGGCACAGAGTTACGAGAATTTATCTACATCGATGACATCTGCCGTCTGATCGAGCATCTGGTGGATCACCCCTTTATGGGCGAACTCAATGTCGTCAGCGGGATGCCGTATTGCTTTGCCGATGTGATCGCCATCCTGAAAAAAAGCCTGCCGACGCTTGCGGTGGCCTCACGTCCGCGCAGCAAGCAAAAGGCCGATAATGCATTCGATCATCAAAAGATACGCGCGTTGCTGCCTGCTGATTTCAGGTTTACTTCGCTGGAAACAGGCGTGCTCGCCATGCTGGAGATGCGTGCATGA